The Candidatus Thermoplasmatota archaeon genome contains the following window.
GGCGCTCGCCACCATCGCCCGCCGCGCGGGCGCGCTCACGGTCGTCGACAGCACGTTCGCGAGCCCCTACATCACGCGCCCGCTCGACCTCGGCGCGGACGTCGTGCTGCACAGCGCGACGAAGTACATCGGCGGGCACTCCGACGTGCTCGCCGGTCTCGTTGCGGTGAAGGACGAGGATCTCGCGGAGCGGCTCGCGTTCCTCTCGAAATCGATCGGGCCCGTTCTCTCGCCCTTCGATGCGTGGCTTCTCCTGCGCGGCCTCAAGACGCTCCACGTGCGGATGGAGGCCCACAGCGCGAACGCCACCGCGATCGCGACGCGGCTCGAGAAGCACCCGAAGGTCGCGCGTGTGAACTATCCCGGGCTCGCGTCGCACCCCCAGCGCGCCCTCGCGAAGCGTCAGATGCGCCTTCCGAGCGGCATGCTCTCGTTCGAGCTCAAGGGCGGATTCAAGGCCGCAACGCGCGCCATGGAGTCGGTCCGGCTATGGACGCTCGCGGAGAGCCTCGGCGCCGTGGAAAGCCTCGTGAGCCACCCCGCGAGCATGACGCACGCCTCCGTGCCCGCAAAGCAGCGTCGGAAGGCGGGCGTGACGGACGGTCTCGTGCGCCTGAGCGTCGGCCTCGAGAACCCGGACGACCTCTGGGCGGACCTCGAGCGGGCGCTCGCGAAGGCCTGAGGCAAGCGTCGGGGGACCGCGGCCCGGGAGGTGGAGAGGGAGGCACTTCCGCCGCGGCCGGACCGGGGGGGTCCGACGGCGGAAGCGGGGGCCGCGATCCCCGACGGCGATCCCATCGACGGCGCTATCTTAAAGCTTGAGACATTCTGACGGTGCCTACCGTACACGTCCGGACCGTCGCCGAAGTGACACCGTCCCGGACGGTCGCGCCCCGGCCGAAGGTTCCGGATCCGCGCCGACCCTCAAGCATCGCATCGAGAACTCTTTTAACGCTGACACCGGTTGACAAGGCCATGTCGAGGCGAAGCTGGGCCGCGCCCGTTGCATTCCTTGCGCTCCTCGGGGCCGCCCAGGCCGTGGTCGCGGAGGGCGTCGCGCCGACGTCCACCGGGCTGCCCCCCGTGGACGACGACGTCCGGGTGGGTCTCCCGGACCTTCTCGCCGTCCTCGGCCGCTCCGACACGGTCGCGCCCGAATCCCGGTCCGCGGCCGCGGCCTCGCTCGCGGTCCCCGCCGAGGCTTTCGCTCCGCCCTCCGCCGAGGCCGTCGCGTTCGGCGCCGTCGTTGCCGCCGCGCTTGCCGCCCTCGCCTGGGCCTGGCCCGTCCTCAAGCACGTCGCGGTCGCGCGCTTCTACGCGCACGTCCAGCCCTCCGAGGTCTTCGACAACGCGGTGCGGGAGCGCATCTTCGCCCACGTGAAGGCCGACCCGGGCGTGAGCGCGACGGACCTCGCGAAGCGCGCGGGCGTCTCCTGGGGCACGACCATCTACCACCTCGAAGTCCTCGAGCAGACGCGCATGGTCGTGAGCCTGCGCAACGGCCGCTACCGACGCTACTTCGAGAACGGCGCGGGCGACGCCGCGAAGCGCACGGCGGTCGCCGTCCTCCGGAACGACGTCACCGCGAAGGTCGCGAAGGCGCTCTCCGCCCATCCCGGCCTCAGCCAGAAGGAGGCGGCCCGCCTCGTCGGCCTCTCGCCCCAGGCCCTCCACTGGCACATCAACCGGCTCGCCGGCGCGGGCCTCCTGCGTCGCGAGCGCGACGGGCGCGTGGTGCGCCACTTCATGGCCGAGAAGACGGAAGCTTGACCCGCGAGGACGACCCACCCCGTCGCGTGCGTCTCGCGACCATCGGCCACTCGAACCGGCCGTTCGAGGCCTTCGTCGACGCCCTCGACGCCCACGGCGTCGACCGCGTCGCCGACGTCCGGACGGTACCGCGCTCGCGCACCGTCCCATGGTCGTCGCGGGAAACGCTCGCCCCCGCCCTTGAGCGGCGGGGCCTCGCATACCGCCATGACCCGGCGCTCGGGGGGCTGCGGAAGCCTCGCCCCGATTCGACGAACCAGGCTTGGCGCAATGCCGGTTTCCGCGGCTTCGCCGACCCCATGGAGACGGAGGCCTTCGAACGCGGCCTCGAGGACCTCCTCGCCTTCGGGGATGGCGGCTTCGCGGCCGTGATGTGCGCGGAGGCCGTGCCGTGGCGGTGCCACCGCTCGCTCATCGCAGATGCGCTCCTCGCCGCCGGGCACGAGGTCATCGACATCTTCGACGCGCGCTCGGCGAAGCCGCACGCGCTCGCGTCGTTCGCGCGCGTCGTGGACGGGCGCGTCCGTTACTGATCAGCGGCGCAGCCGGTCGACGAGCTTCACGCCGTCGATGAGGCCGTAGCCGTAGAACGCGTCGTGAGCGCTTTGCGTCTGGCCTTCGAGCGGACCCACCTTCTTCGCGGTTCCCATGAGGGCGTCCTTCACCCGCATCACGGTCGCGCGGTCCTTGCGCACGAGGTCCTTGTTGGCCTCGAGCGCGAGCGCGAGGATGCCGCCGACGACGGGCGCGGACTGGCTCGTGCCCGTCGCCTCGACGTACTTGCCCTCCTTCCACGCGGACAGGATGGAGACGCCGGGCGCGACGATCTCCGGCTTCTGGTTGGGATCGCCGTGGTAGCCGCGCGAGCATTCGCCGAGGCTGCGGGCGCGGCTCACGAGATCGCTGTTGTTGCACGAGCCCATGCAGCTGAACGAGCCGATGACGGCCCGCTTGTCCACCGCGCCGACGGCGATGACGCCGTCCACGCTCGCGGGGCTCGCGACGCGGCAGCTCGAACCCGTCTGGTCCTTCTTCGCGTTGCCCGCGGCCGCGACGACGTAGACGCCCTTTGCGACGGCGCGGTCCACCGCTTCCTCGGTGTCCGTCGAGAACACGAAGCCGGACTCGCCGCCGAGCGACAGCACGATGACGTCCGCGCCGTGCTTCACCGCGGCGTCGATGCCCGCGGCGACCTTGCTCTCGTCGCCCGTCCCGTCGGCCGCGATGGCCTTGATCGCGATGAGCGTGACCTTGGGCGCGATGCCCTTGAGATAGAAGCCCGAGAACGAGGTGGTCCATTCGCCCTGCGCGGCGATGATGCCCGCGACGTGCGTGCCGTGCCCGTTGTCGTCGTACGGTTTGTCGCTGCGACCGTTCACGAGGTCGGCCCAGAGGACCGTGACACCCGCGAACTCGGGGTGGCTGAGGTCGATGCCGGTGTCGATGACGGCCACCTTCACGCCCTTGCCCGTGAGGCCGCGGTCGTGCAGCGCGTCGACGCCCACCATCTTGGCGGGCCAGTTCGCGCCGAAGCCGGTGGAGGGGACGAGGCTACCGATGCAGCCCGACAAGGCGGAGGCGGCGAGGATGGCGACGAGAAGGGCCGCGACGGAGCGGCGGGGGGGCATGGGCGTGCGAGGGACAGGTGAGCCTTAAACATTGTCGGATGTGGCTCGAAGCGCCTGTCGCGGACGGCGGCCGCGTCGCGCCCGACGGAGCCGTCGCAAACCCTTTTCCCCCGGACCCCCGTCGCCGGGTCATGCGACTCCTCGTCCTCGCGCACGACGCGTGGGGCCCCGCCACGTCGAAGACCGGGCACGTCCTCGTGAAGTCCTCGCGCGACGGATGGTCGAAGGACGAGGTCGTCGCGATCGTCGACCGGTCCAAGGCCGGCCGCGACGCGGGCGAGTTCGCCTCGGTCGCGAAGGGCATCCCGGTCGTCGGCTCCGTGCGCGAGGGGCTCGACCTCAAGCCGGACGCGCTCGCGATCGGGATCGCGCCCGTCGGGGGACGGCTTCCGGACTTCTGGCGGCCCGATCTCGAGGCCGCGATCGGCGCGGGGCTCACGATCCTGAACGGGCTCCACCTCTTCCTCGGCGACGACCCGTCGCTCGCGGCCCTCGCCGCGAAGCACGGGGCGAAGCTCGTGGACGTCCGGCGCCCGCCGCCCGAAAAGCGCATCGCGACGGGCGAAGGCGCACTTGTCGACGCGCTCGTCGTGCTGCACGTGGGCACCGACTGCTCGTCGGGGAAGATGACGGCCGCGGTCGCGCTCGCACAGGAGGCGCGCCGCCGCGGCCTTGATGCGGGCTTCGTCGCGACCGGTCAGACGGGTATCATGATCGGCGCCGACGCGGGCGTCGCGATCGACGCCGTCGTCTCCGACTTCGTCGCGGGGACCGTGGAGAAGCTGGTGCTCGACGTCGCCGCCCAGGGCCGGACGATCATCTTCGTCGAAGGGCAGGGCTCGATCACGCATCCCGCGTACGCGGGCGTCACGTCGTCGCTCCTCATGGGCGCGTTTCCCGACATCCTGGTCGTGAGCGACGAGCCGCGGCGCGCCTGCTACACGTTCCCGAGCGCCTTCCCGTTCCCGAAGAACGACGCCGCGAAGGAGATCGCGCTCAACGAGGCGCTCCTCACGGCGACGACCGCGGGTCGCGCCGCGTGCCTCGCGCTCGTGACGCGGGGTCTCGACGACGCGGCGTACGCGGACGAGGTCCGCAGGGCCGAGCGCGCGACGGGGCTTCCGGCGGGGGACGTCTTCCGCGGCGACGCGCCGAAGCTCCTCGACGCGATCCTCAGGGCCGCCGAGGCGCGCGGGGTCTGGAAGGACGGGCGGCCGGTCCATGGCGCGAAGCGGCGCCGGATGGGGATCGCGTGATCGCGCTGACGTGGCGCGCGATCGACACGCCCACGGCGAGGGCGTTCAAGATCAGCGCCGGGACGATGACCTCGGCGCGGAGCGTCATCGTGGAGGCGCGCGACGACGAGGGCCGCGTGGGCTACGGCGAGGCGACGCCGAGCGCGCGCGTGACGGGCGAGAGCGAGGAATCCATCGCGAAATTCCTCGAATGGGCCCGCGGGGAGGTCAAGGACATCGACCCCGACGATCCGCGCCCGTTCCTCGCGGAGATGGCGACGAACATCTGCGGCAACGCGGGCGCGCGATGCGGCGTCGACCTCGCGCTCCACGACCTCTGGGGAAAGCGCGCCGGGAAACCCGCGCGCGCCCTCCACGGCATCGGGGACGGGGCGATCGAGATGCCGCTCACGGTCTCGATGGACCTCCCCGAGACGATGGCGCGCGAAGCGAAGGAATACTTCGCGCGCGGCTTCGACGTCCTCAAGGTCAAGCTCGGGCAGGCGCGCAACGACGAGCCGCGCATCGCCGCCGTGCGTCGCGCGGTTCCGCAGGCCCGCCTGCGCGTCGACGCGAACGAGGGCTGGTCGCGCGAGGAGGCGCGCAGGCTCGCGCCCGTGCTCTTCCGCCACGGCGTCGAGTTCATGGAGCAACCGCTCGCGCGGAACGATCTCACGGGACTTGCGGAGCTTTCGCGCACGAGCGAGGTGCCCGTCGTCGTCGACGAATCCGTCGCGGACGCAACCGACGTGGCGCGCCTCGTCGATCATCGCTTCGCGGGCGGCGTGAACGTGAAGCTGCAGAAGGCGGGCGGCCTCAAGCCCGCGCTCGACGCGATCCTCGCCGCGCGGGCGGCGGGCTTCGGGACGCAGGTCGGCTGCAACGTGGAGACGGGCGTCGGCATCGCGGGCGCCGCGCAGCTCATCCCGCTCCTCGACTGGGCCGACCTCGACGGGAACCTCCTCCTTGCGCGCGATCCGTTCGAGGGCGTCCGCGGCGAACGCGGACGCATCGCGGTCCCCGCGGCGCCCGGCCTCGGCGTGCGCCCCTCGTGACGGACGCCGCCGCAAGCCGGCCGGGACATGTCACCGCGCCCAGGGTCGGGGGAGGCTTCAAGCTCCGTGAGACGCTGTGTCGTGCGGGAGGCTCACCGTGCACGTCCAGCGCAGCGTCGCGTGGCTCGTCATCGTCTCGTTCGTCCTCGCCCCCGCCGCGGCCACGCACGGCCACGTGGAATGGGAAGCCGAGGAATCCAATAGGCCGACCCTCGACCTCGCGGGTCAGAAGAATGGCGTCCCCGAGGCGTACCGCGACCGCGGCGCGACCCCGGGCGGGCTGCGCCTCCTCGACGACTTCTGGGACAACACCGGCGGACACGCCGCCGTTCCGGGCGTCGAATACCCCCTCTCGGTCCTCGGGGGTGAACCCCCCCGGGGTTCGACCTTTGAAAACCATGGCGACACGCGCCGCGCCACGGGCGGCCTCGCCGCGCCCCTCATCGTTCCCGGCGCGAGCCGCTTCCTCGCGTGGTACGGGTATTGGGACGACAAGAACGAGGATGGCCGCATCGACGAGTTCGCGACGACGTCCGCCCTCAACGAGTGGACGCTCACGCCCGGCGCGAAGCTCTACTCCTACGTCGAGCCGGGGCCGCGCCCGACGCTCACCGCGAAGACGCGGCCCGCCGCCACCGACCCCGACTTCACGTACGTCGATTCCGGCCCCGCGCTCCTGCGCCTCTACAAGAGCGGCTCCCAGTTCCTCGGCGAGGTCCTCGTCTTCCTCGACGGGTCGCTCCTGCAGACGCTCCGCGTCGACACCGTCACGGATCCCGTCCTCGCCCCCTCGGGGCCCGCGCGCCCCTACACGCCGCGCCCCGATTCGCTCGTGGACATCGACATCTACGCGTCGCTCGCGCCCGGCCCCGTCGAGGCGCTCTACGCGGCCACGGCCGCGCCTCTCGTGCACGAGTTCGCCTCGCCGAGCCAGGGCCTCTGCCCCACGAACTGCCGCGGCCTCCCATGGTCCCCCGGACCCGTCGCATCGCCCCTCGTGGGCCCCGCGTACGCGCTCGTCTACGAGCGTTACCTGCAGGAGACGCACCCGGATTCCCGGTCCTCCGCCGCGGGCCGGCTCCACGAGTTCCGGGAAGCGCATCGCGGATGGGCGGACCTCATTGCGCTCTACGCGACGCCGAACGATCCCTACACGCCCGACGTCGCGACGCCCCTGCCGGGGCGCGGCGCGAACGGACTTCCCGCGATGATTCCCGGCTACCTTGGCTTCGAGGTCCGCACGGGTCTGTGGCGCGATGTCACCGACGACGGATTCGTGGGGCGCGTCGGAAGCGACCCGTACGACCACGGAAACCGCCCCATCGCGGACCGCTACGAGGACTCGGCGGGCGAGTACCTGGGCGTCTACGCGCGCGACGAGACCGGACGCGAGATCCGCGGGTCCGCGCCGGTCGGAGGGCGCGAGATGGTCGTGACGTTCCGCCCCGTCCCGAGCTGGGGCGAAGCCGGCGTCCTCGTGACGTGGGACACCGGCACGCCGGCCGTGGACGTCCTCCCGTTCCTCTGCGTGTTCACGATCCCGCCTCCCTCGGGATGCCCCCCGCTGGGGGCATTTCTCTCCGACCCCCCGAGGAGCCTGGGTCACGTGACGGGCGACGCGGTCGTCACCGTCACCGCGGTCGCCGGCGCCGTCGACCCCGGTCGCTACGCGACGAACGGATTCCTCTTCCTTCCAACCGGCACGCAGAACTTCGCGATCGAGGTCTGCACGGAACCCCTCGTGATCCGGCACGTCCTGAACGGCGACGAGATCGACGAGCCCGTCCGCGACTGCGACGTCATCGACCGGCTGGAGACCTGACCCTTGAGATCCACCGCCTTCGCCTTCGCGTTCGCCCTGGCCTTCGCCTCGCCGCTCGCCGCCGCCTCCGCCGGCGACGTGAGGTGGGAGGCGGAGGAGCCGAACCGGATCGCGCTCGACCACGCCGGCCAGCGCAACAACGTCGACGTCGCCTACGCGGATCGCGGCGCAACCCCGGCCGGTCACCTCATCCTCGACGGCTTCTACGATCACATGGGCGGCGTCGTGCTCCCGAACGCCGGCGCGTTCACGGGCGCGCGCGATTCGTCCATCGATCAGAAGGGCAACCTCCGGCGCTCCTCCGGCGGCGAGGCGCCCGACGTCATCCTCCCGGGCGCGGGCCGCTTCTTCGCATGGTACGGAACGTGGAAGGACGCGGACGGCGACGGTCGCATCCGCGTGAACCCCACGCTCCCCGGCCTGCCCGCGGGCAACGAGTTCGCGCTCGCCTCGAAGTCGCTCTATGGATACGTCGAGCCCGGCCACCGCGCGCCCGCGACGTCGACCTCGAGCGGCGGAAGCGACGCGCCCGACTTCAGCTACCACCGCGGCACGTACATCATGCCGCTCTTCCAGTCCGGCGGCATCACGCCGTACGACCTCACGGTCTTCCTGGACGGGAGCCTCGTGCAGGCCATCACGGTCGAATCCGTGGGCGATCCGATCCTCTCGCCCGGCGATACCGGCAAGCCCTACACGCTCAAGGAGACCACGCTCGTCGACATCGACGTCCACGCGGCCGTCGCGCCCGGGCCCGTCGCCTCCCTGTATGCCGTCACCGCGGGCCCCCTCGTCACCCCCGCAGCCTCGCCGAACCGCGGCTTCTGCCCGCAGAACTGCCGGTTCCCGCCCGTGGCGCCGCCGCCGGTCGCAAGCGAGCCCGTGGGCGTCGCGCAGGGGGCCGTGTTTCCCCGCTACGCGCAGGAGACGAGCGCGGGCAGCGCCTCGACCGCGGAGGGGCGCCTCGCCGACTACCAGGAGGCGTTCCGCGCGTGGGCCGACCTCGTGCCGCTCGCCGTGGAGCCGCACTCCTTCCTCGCGCCCGAGCACGTGTCGCCCCTCCTCGGACGCACCGACGAAGGCGCCCCAGCGATGCGATCGGGATACTTCGGCTTCCATCTCTGGACGGGTCTCTGGAAGGACCTGAACGGGGACGGATTCGTCGGCGTCGCGAGCGCGGATCCGTACGATCACGGCAACCGGCCGATCCCCGATGATTACGTGGGCGGCTTCCCCGAGTTCGTGCCCGTCTGGGGCGTGAACGCGCAGAACCACACCCTCGGGCCACAGACGCTCCTGCAGCTCACCTACCGTCCGATCCCGGACTGGGGCCCCGGCGTCATGGTCACCGATCGACTCGGCACGCCGCAGCCCGCCGTCCTCGGGAACGGCGAATCGATCCCGCCGGAACCGCTCCCCCGTCTCATGGGCGCGCCGACCGTGCGGGATCCATCGCTCTGGTTCGTGACGGGGAACGCCACGATCGCGATGCGCGGCCTCGGGGCGCCCGTCGACACGGGCCGCTACTACGCGTTCGACTACCTCTTCCTCCCCGTCGGGACGAACGGCTTCGCGTTCGAGGTCTGCCACGAGTGGCTCACGATCGCGCACGCGTCCGGCGGCGAAACCCGCGACGAGACCGTGCGCGACTGCGACGTGATCGGTCGCCTCGCGGGGACCTGATCACGGCGCGCTCGCGACGACCGCGAGGATGTCCTCGCCGAACATCTCGGCCTTCTTCGGGCCGATCCCCTTCACCGCGAGGAGCTCGGGCACCGTGCGCGGACGCGCGACCGCGATCGCCTCGAGCGTCGCGTCGCTCGCGATCACGTACGCGGGCACCCGGGCCTCGCGCGCGAGCCTGCCGCGCCACGCTTTGAGGGCCTCGAGAAGCGGCGCCGCCTCCGCGGGCACCTCCGCGCGCGGCGCGCGCTCGCGCGGCTCCGCGAGGGTCTCGTGCGCGGCGGCCGGCGCGCCTCGCGACGGCGGCCTCGCGACAGGTTTCGGGTCGCCGTCGCGCGCAAGCCGCCACGTCTCGCCGCCGTGCGCGAGCGTCTCCTTCCGGATGGCGCCCTCGGCCGCCAGCTGCTTCAGCGCGCCCTTGATCGCCGCGTCCGAGCGCAGCGCGAGCGCGCCGAAGCCCGGCTTCGACGCGAGCCAATCGCCGCCCGACGTATCGCCGCGCAGCATCTTCACGAGATTCGCCTCGCCGAGACCGCGCAGGCTCCCGAGCGCGTCCAGGATCGCGCGCCGCACCGCGGCGTCGTCGGGCGCGATCCGCGCGTCCGCGACGTGCGCGAGCCCGAGGCACCGGTCGCACGCGCCGCACGTCGCCGGCACGTCCGGGTCGCCGAAATGGCGGCGGAGGGCCGCGCGGCGGCAGCCCTTCGATTCGGCATAGGCGACGACCTCGCGCGCGCGGGCCTCCGAGAGCGCCTTGTAGCGCGAAAGCACCTCCGAAACCGAGCCCTTCGCGTCGACCCGCCGGAAGAGCAGGTCGCGATCCCACGTCTCGTACCCGACCGCGCCGCGATCCGACATCTCCGCGAGCCGCGCCTCCACGTCCTCGGGCCCGACCCCGAGGATCGGCGCGAGCGCGAACACGTCCGTCGCCTGGCCCCGGAGCGCGACGAGCGCGGGATCCTGCGCGCGATCGATCGCGATCGTCCGCGGCACGTCCGGAAGCCGCGCGAGCCGGCCCGCCTCGACAAGGATGCTCAGCGCCACCCGCGGTCGGACCTCCTCGCGGTCGAGCGCGTCGAGCTTCGCGGGATCGACGACCGCGAAGTCGCCGCGCGCGCCCTCCGCGACGAGCCGCTCGACCGCCGCGACAAGGTCGAGCGAAGGCAGATCCCGCCGCGCGTGCGAAACGAGTTGCGCGCCGTCCGCGGGCGCCGCGACGAGGAGCGCGCGCGCCGGAAGCCCGTCGCGGCCCGCGCGGCCCGC
Protein-coding sequences here:
- a CDS encoding PLP-dependent aspartate aminotransferase family protein — its product is MPKTPAKRSRAKPAPEHAFETRLIHAGQAPDPSTGAVVTPIHPTTTYAQASLGVTKGFDYSRAGNPTRKALEDCFASLENATRAFAFASGMSGIVTVAHLLSAGDHVVCEENVYGGTIRYFSKVASRFGLSFDYVDASDPKNVERAMRPETKMVYLETPTNPNLKLNDIEALATIARRAGALTVVDSTFASPYITRPLDLGADVVLHSATKYIGGHSDVLAGLVAVKDEDLAERLAFLSKSIGPVLSPFDAWLLLRGLKTLHVRMEAHSANATAIATRLEKHPKVARVNYPGLASHPQRALAKRQMRLPSGMLSFELKGGFKAATRAMESVRLWTLAESLGAVESLVSHPASMTHASVPAKQRRKAGVTDGLVRLSVGLENPDDLWADLERALAKA
- a CDS encoding DUF488 domain-containing protein; this encodes MRLATIGHSNRPFEAFVDALDAHGVDRVADVRTVPRSRTVPWSSRETLAPALERRGLAYRHDPALGGLRKPRPDSTNQAWRNAGFRGFADPMETEAFERGLEDLLAFGDGGFAAVMCAEAVPWRCHRSLIADALLAAGHEVIDIFDARSAKPHALASFARVVDGRVRY
- a CDS encoding S8 family serine peptidase gives rise to the protein MPPRRSVAALLVAILAASALSGCIGSLVPSTGFGANWPAKMVGVDALHDRGLTGKGVKVAVIDTGIDLSHPEFAGVTVLWADLVNGRSDKPYDDNGHGTHVAGIIAAQGEWTTSFSGFYLKGIAPKVTLIAIKAIAADGTGDESKVAAGIDAAVKHGADVIVLSLGGESGFVFSTDTEEAVDRAVAKGVYVVAAAGNAKKDQTGSSCRVASPASVDGVIAVGAVDKRAVIGSFSCMGSCNNSDLVSRARSLGECSRGYHGDPNQKPEIVAPGVSILSAWKEGKYVEATGTSQSAPVVGGILALALEANKDLVRKDRATVMRVKDALMGTAKKVGPLEGQTQSAHDAFYGYGLIDGVKLVDRLRR
- a CDS encoding winged helix-turn-helix transcriptional regulator — encoded protein: MSRRSWAAPVAFLALLGAAQAVVAEGVAPTSTGLPPVDDDVRVGLPDLLAVLGRSDTVAPESRSAAAASLAVPAEAFAPPSAEAVAFGAVVAAALAALAWAWPVLKHVAVARFYAHVQPSEVFDNAVRERIFAHVKADPGVSATDLAKRAGVSWGTTIYHLEVLEQTRMVVSLRNGRYRRYFENGAGDAAKRTAVAVLRNDVTAKVAKALSAHPGLSQKEAARLVGLSPQALHWHINRLAGAGLLRRERDGRVVRHFMAEKTEA
- a CDS encoding DUF1611 domain-containing protein, with translation MRLLVLAHDAWGPATSKTGHVLVKSSRDGWSKDEVVAIVDRSKAGRDAGEFASVAKGIPVVGSVREGLDLKPDALAIGIAPVGGRLPDFWRPDLEAAIGAGLTILNGLHLFLGDDPSLAALAAKHGAKLVDVRRPPPEKRIATGEGALVDALVVLHVGTDCSSGKMTAAVALAQEARRRGLDAGFVATGQTGIMIGADAGVAIDAVVSDFVAGTVEKLVLDVAAQGRTIIFVEGQGSITHPAYAGVTSSLLMGAFPDILVVSDEPRRACYTFPSAFPFPKNDAAKEIALNEALLTATTAGRAACLALVTRGLDDAAYADEVRRAERATGLPAGDVFRGDAPKLLDAILRAAEARGVWKDGRPVHGAKRRRMGIA
- a CDS encoding dipeptide epimerase — its product is MIALTWRAIDTPTARAFKISAGTMTSARSVIVEARDDEGRVGYGEATPSARVTGESEESIAKFLEWARGEVKDIDPDDPRPFLAEMATNICGNAGARCGVDLALHDLWGKRAGKPARALHGIGDGAIEMPLTVSMDLPETMAREAKEYFARGFDVLKVKLGQARNDEPRIAAVRRAVPQARLRVDANEGWSREEARRLAPVLFRHGVEFMEQPLARNDLTGLAELSRTSEVPVVVDESVADATDVARLVDHRFAGGVNVKLQKAGGLKPALDAILAARAAGFGTQVGCNVETGVGIAGAAQLIPLLDWADLDGNLLLARDPFEGVRGERGRIAVPAAPGLGVRPS
- a CDS encoding ATP-dependent DNA helicase RecQ yields the protein MSRPVTPDEIAEAAALVKRHLGHASLRPGQDEALVRVLRGEDVFAILATGSGKSLLFQLPAVLSPGVTLVVSPLIALMKDQLDSLPAPMRAAAVAVTGEMAPFEARRAVDDIAAGRYRLVYAAPERLRQAGFVAALKRAGVKRFAVDEAHCVSLWGHDFRPDYLALADARRRLGSPPVLAVTATAPPRVAEDILARLGAMTVVRASVDRPNIRWEAVLARDADEKLAHVATFCRDAEGQGVVYVSSRDKADLIAGALASLGIASASYHAGILDRAAVQDRFMAGEVRVLVATIAFGMGVDKPDIRFIAHHDPSSSLEAYYQEAGRAGRDGLPARALLVAAPADGAQLVSHARRDLPSLDLVAAVERLVAEGARGDFAVVDPAKLDALDREEVRPRVALSILVEAGRLARLPDVPRTIAIDRAQDPALVALRGQATDVFALAPILGVGPEDVEARLAEMSDRGAVGYETWDRDLLFRRVDAKGSVSEVLSRYKALSEARAREVVAYAESKGCRRAALRRHFGDPDVPATCGACDRCLGLAHVADARIAPDDAAVRRAILDALGSLRGLGEANLVKMLRGDTSGGDWLASKPGFGALALRSDAAIKGALKQLAAEGAIRKETLAHGGETWRLARDGDPKPVARPPSRGAPAAAHETLAEPRERAPRAEVPAEAAPLLEALKAWRGRLAREARVPAYVIASDATLEAIAVARPRTVPELLAVKGIGPKKAEMFGEDILAVVASAP